A genomic region of Planococcus kocurii contains the following coding sequences:
- a CDS encoding ATP-binding protein translates to MRIEKLTIYGFGKHENRTIELGNQLVLFYGPNEAGKTTIQQFIIQLLFGFPTRNQTQLRYEPKTGGKYGGKLYLTDPYYGKLVIERTKGKSAGDVIVEFEDGHRGGDTELKQILRNYDRASFEAIFSFSIHELQGLDQLSESELSRTLLASGTTGIDALTDLENQLEKQMAELFKKNGRKPQINALVEELRDIEEQLKELRHRAELYSPATERLQAIEQRLKVIEEVEAEMDQELKEIHRWQQAAPLVADQHRLTKQLDNLAITQFPAEGRRQMDRLVDKLTQTKADMEYLTNQRHLLTTADKADSLDAIENLLNRESDWHQLNLQLVQKRNETIELSEEREELLSLLGLTEQQAMAVDVSLNHEEQLLERLKELDVEEENQRFNQRNLQEEKNKLVRAEQDLSAFLVQEPTAKERLIAEEWPEISAQLAEAKAASKFQKSDTGQDQIVRFALFGLGLLVAAYGFIQSTALLIVIGLVAMAAGVWLFVKMRKPNELPANYAALIKKYSGKEWQYETLITKVAEFDRQLDSLMNRVETVKKNITSYIAVDSTAVAQEAYQQLLLEIGLKPDASRTMILELFSKLRKVHANYSRILRIQDEIDKLAMQQQEWMDKAQQACGKELAIAGLIATLRSEQSVRQQKKDQWNKQQSETHDLLEKIERLQAFQEQLEKEQQVLIAYALAEDVFDFYRLADQWDQKKRVEKELELVEGQLQAIGEIELPGDWESDHTQQAIEQRQEKMTELKAQRNKLLNEQADKQHLTQMLVTDTSYEEKLQHFEEKKAEFIDLAKQWSINKAIVEAINQTMSELKEKKLPAVLANAQLYFSKLTNGAYTELAMNRTGYFEAKRQDGTRFPISELSQATKEQAYLALRLSLAVSMKKSHPFPIIMDDAFVHFDRSRLQQMINLVTELQKEHQFIYFTCHDSMQQAWPNAQIINVAITERSVHS, encoded by the coding sequence ATGAGAATCGAAAAATTAACAATCTATGGTTTTGGCAAACATGAAAACCGAACCATCGAATTAGGAAATCAATTGGTTTTATTTTATGGTCCCAATGAAGCGGGGAAAACAACAATTCAGCAATTTATCATTCAACTTCTTTTTGGCTTTCCTACACGCAATCAAACGCAATTACGGTACGAGCCAAAAACTGGCGGAAAATATGGGGGCAAACTATATTTGACGGACCCGTATTATGGAAAGCTTGTAATCGAACGAACAAAAGGAAAATCCGCTGGAGACGTCATAGTAGAATTTGAAGACGGTCACAGAGGTGGTGATACCGAGTTGAAACAAATCTTGCGAAACTACGATCGCGCTTCTTTTGAAGCAATTTTTTCATTTTCGATTCATGAATTGCAAGGCCTAGATCAACTCAGTGAATCAGAACTGAGCCGAACTTTACTAGCTTCAGGGACAACAGGTATTGATGCCTTGACAGATTTAGAAAATCAGCTTGAAAAACAAATGGCTGAGCTATTTAAAAAAAATGGTCGCAAACCACAAATAAATGCCTTGGTTGAAGAGCTTCGTGACATCGAAGAACAGCTAAAGGAACTTCGACACCGTGCAGAGCTCTATAGTCCTGCTACTGAGCGATTACAAGCAATTGAACAGCGTTTAAAGGTCATTGAAGAAGTAGAAGCAGAAATGGATCAAGAGCTTAAAGAAATCCATAGATGGCAACAAGCCGCGCCATTAGTAGCAGACCAGCATAGATTGACTAAGCAATTAGACAATCTTGCCATTACGCAATTCCCAGCAGAAGGCAGAAGGCAAATGGATCGGTTAGTGGATAAGCTAACTCAAACAAAAGCCGATATGGAGTATTTAACCAACCAACGTCACCTACTAACCACTGCAGATAAAGCCGATTCTTTAGACGCGATTGAGAATTTATTGAATCGTGAATCAGACTGGCACCAATTAAATCTACAACTAGTTCAAAAGCGTAATGAAACAATCGAGTTATCAGAAGAACGCGAAGAACTATTATCGTTACTTGGACTTACGGAACAACAAGCGATGGCGGTTGATGTTTCGTTAAATCACGAAGAGCAATTGCTTGAGAGGTTGAAGGAGTTGGATGTAGAAGAAGAAAACCAACGCTTTAACCAACGTAATTTGCAAGAAGAGAAAAACAAATTGGTACGGGCAGAACAAGATTTATCGGCGTTTTTAGTTCAAGAACCAACTGCAAAAGAACGACTCATTGCAGAAGAATGGCCAGAGATTTCAGCACAATTAGCAGAAGCTAAAGCTGCTTCGAAGTTTCAAAAAAGCGACACTGGACAAGACCAAATCGTTCGTTTTGCATTGTTTGGACTGGGGTTACTCGTAGCAGCTTATGGATTTATCCAATCGACTGCTTTACTTATTGTGATTGGACTTGTCGCAATGGCTGCAGGTGTATGGCTTTTTGTGAAAATGCGAAAACCCAATGAGCTGCCTGCAAATTACGCCGCTCTGATTAAAAAATACAGTGGAAAAGAATGGCAGTACGAAACACTCATCACAAAAGTAGCCGAGTTTGATCGGCAGTTAGACAGCTTGATGAATCGTGTAGAGACAGTCAAAAAGAACATAACCAGTTATATAGCTGTCGATTCAACCGCTGTAGCACAAGAGGCTTATCAGCAACTCTTGCTTGAAATTGGTTTGAAACCAGATGCTAGTCGAACGATGATACTGGAGCTTTTTAGTAAGTTGCGAAAAGTTCATGCAAATTATTCGCGTATATTACGAATTCAAGATGAAATAGACAAATTAGCAATGCAACAACAAGAGTGGATGGATAAAGCGCAGCAAGCATGTGGCAAAGAGCTCGCAATAGCAGGCTTGATTGCCACGCTGCGTTCTGAACAATCAGTGCGACAGCAAAAGAAAGATCAATGGAATAAGCAACAAAGTGAAACCCATGACTTGTTAGAAAAAATCGAGCGGTTGCAAGCATTCCAAGAGCAACTTGAAAAAGAACAGCAAGTGCTAATTGCCTATGCGTTAGCAGAAGATGTCTTTGATTTTTACCGGTTGGCCGATCAATGGGATCAGAAAAAACGAGTGGAAAAAGAACTTGAATTGGTCGAAGGGCAATTGCAAGCTATTGGAGAAATTGAATTGCCAGGAGACTGGGAGTCGGATCATACACAGCAAGCAATTGAGCAACGACAAGAAAAAATGACAGAGCTTAAAGCCCAGCGAAATAAATTATTAAACGAACAAGCAGACAAGCAACACTTGACTCAGATGTTAGTAACGGATACTTCTTACGAAGAAAAGTTACAGCATTTTGAAGAGAAAAAAGCCGAATTTATTGATTTGGCGAAGCAGTGGTCCATCAACAAAGCAATTGTTGAAGCAATCAACCAAACGATGAGTGAACTAAAAGAAAAAAAACTACCTGCTGTACTAGCTAACGCTCAGCTTTATTTTAGTAAATTGACAAATGGTGCTTATACCGAATTAGCCATGAATCGAACCGGCTATTTTGAAGCTAAGCGTCAAGACGGGACACGTTTTCCAATTTCAGAACTTAGTCAGGCAACAAAAGAACAAGCGTATTTAGCATTGAGGTTGTCGTTGGCTGTATCTATGAAAAAAAGCCATCCGTTTCCGATCATTATGGACGATGCTTTTGTTCATTTTGATCGCAGTCGACTGCAGCAAATGATAAACTTAGTGACAGAGCTGCAAAAAGAGCACCAGTTCATCTATTTTACTTGCCACGACAGCATGCAACAGGCTTGGCCTAATGCGCAAATTATTAACGTGGCCATTACCGAAAGGAGCGTTCATTCATGA
- the yhaM gene encoding 3'-5' exoribonuclease YhaM yields MTKGITQYAVGETVDEFLLIKQSVKGVTTTGNPFISLVLQDKSGDIEAKLWDTKDEQEKTFAAETIVRVGGEIHNYRGKNQLRIKSIRPAKPDEHQSISDLMPSSEKSTDELLEEVTKYLFEMENPQIQRMTRYLLKKYQQQFLTYPAATRNHHDYVSGLADHVVSMLKLGKALVDIYPGLNKDLLFAGIILHDIGKVIELSGPIATTYTVEGNLIGHISIMVTEVAKAAEELEIEGEEVMLLQHIILSHHGKEEWGSPKKPMLKEAEILHYIDNIDAKMMMLDRVLGKTKEGEFSERVFALDNRSFYKPKI; encoded by the coding sequence ATGACTAAAGGAATTACACAGTATGCAGTCGGCGAGACAGTCGATGAATTCTTATTGATCAAACAGTCTGTAAAAGGAGTTACGACTACCGGAAACCCATTTATTTCGCTCGTGTTACAAGACAAAAGCGGAGACATTGAAGCAAAATTATGGGATACAAAAGATGAGCAGGAAAAAACATTCGCTGCTGAAACAATCGTCCGTGTCGGTGGTGAAATCCATAATTACAGAGGGAAAAACCAATTGCGGATTAAAAGCATTCGTCCAGCAAAACCAGATGAACATCAGTCAATATCAGACTTGATGCCATCTTCGGAAAAGTCGACAGATGAATTGTTAGAAGAAGTAACAAAGTATTTGTTCGAAATGGAGAATCCCCAAATCCAACGAATGACACGTTACTTGCTGAAGAAATATCAGCAGCAATTCTTAACTTATCCTGCAGCAACACGTAATCATCATGACTATGTGTCTGGTCTGGCAGATCATGTGGTGTCCATGTTGAAGCTAGGTAAAGCACTGGTCGACATTTATCCAGGATTGAACAAAGATTTACTGTTTGCAGGAATTATTCTTCATGACATCGGCAAAGTGATCGAACTTTCTGGACCCATTGCAACTACATATACAGTAGAAGGCAATTTGATTGGACATATTTCCATTATGGTAACAGAAGTAGCAAAAGCTGCAGAAGAGTTGGAAATTGAAGGCGAAGAAGTTATGCTACTGCAACACATCATTCTTTCTCACCACGGCAAAGAGGAGTGGGGAAGCCCGAAAAAACCAATGCTGAAAGAAGCAGAAATTCTTCATTATATCGATAATATCGATGCGAAAATGATGATGCTGGACCGTGTTCTTGGGAAAACAAAAGAAGGAGAGTTTTCTGAACGCGTCTTTGCATTGGATAACCGCTCATTTTACAAACCGAAAATTTAA